In Papaver somniferum cultivar HN1 chromosome 1, ASM357369v1, whole genome shotgun sequence, a genomic segment contains:
- the LOC113299172 gene encoding uncharacterized protein LOC113299172, translating into MMLRSSSTPLLGSLLSSYSESPNHRDYETHNPNSEVLKKISFTHGGNSINFSSYSTCNNASSLTRSISGVSDSSDTSSSNGFRRAQSDGNLKGLAAASSDMEDQDLFSQFSSNNNPFKSSKRTTSMLQSIPSFSVYNSNGGFEDDDEEDYEDEKDGSLQRSVTIGENIMSMGSGEFTFGGEKMGLIQENDEDNQFNEFHFNFAKFGQGGFENDKEIGEYYKKMVEEHPSSALFLRNYAQFLYKSKGDLWGADEYYSRAVLADPRDGDILAQYARLVWELHHDYERASSYFERAVQAAPEGSHVHAAYASFLWETEDCDEEEDQQSSLSHNFVGVANFHGGALTSATA; encoded by the exons ATGATGCTTAGAAGTTCATCAACACCACTTCTTGGATCTCTACTTTCTTCATATTCAGAGAGTCCAAATCACAGAGACTATGAAACCCACAACCCAAATTCTGAAGTGCTAAAGAAAATCTCATTCACTCATGGTGGTAATAGCATTAACTTTAGCTCATACAGTACTTGTAATAATGCTTCATCGTTAACTCGTTCTATTAGTGGGGTTTCTGATTCTTCAGATACTAGTAGTAGTAATGGGTTTAGAAGAGCTCAATCTGATGGGAATTTGAAAGGACTTGCCGCTGCTTCTTCTGATATGGAAGATCAAGATTTGTTTAGTCAGTTTTCATCAAACAACAACCCATTTAAATCTTCAAAAAGAACTACTTCAATGTTGCAGTCAATTCCTTCATTCTCTGTTTACAATTCAAACGGTGggtttgaagatgatgatgaagaagattatgaagatgaaaaggaTGGGTCATTACAAAGGTCTGTAACCATTGGGGAGAATATTATGTCTATGGGTAGTGGTGAATTTACTTTTGGTGGTGAGAAAATGGGTTTGATTCAAGAAAACGATGAAGATAATCAGTTTAATGAATTTCA ttttaATTTTGCAAAGTTTGGACAAGGTGGTTTTGAGAATGATAAAGAAATTGGAGAGTATTATAAGAAGATGGTTGAAGAACATCCTTCTAGTGCCTTGTTTCTAAGAAATTATGCTCAATTTCTTTATAAG tcCAAGGGAGATCTTTGGGGAGCTGATGAATACTACTCCCGAGCAGTACTAGCAGATCCTCGAGACGGGGATATCTTAGCTCAATATGCTAGATTGGTTTGGGAGCTCCATCATGATTATGAAAGAGCTTCAAGCTACTTTGAGCGTGCAGTTCAAGCTGCTCCTGAGGGCAG TCATGTTCATGCGGCATACGCAAGTTTCCTTTGGGAAACAGAGGactgtgatgaagaagaagatcaacaaagtAGCCTATCACACAATTTCGTGGGGGTTGCAAATTTCCATGGGGGAGCTTTGACCTCGGCAACTGCTTGA